A genomic window from Leptolyngbya sp. BL0902 includes:
- a CDS encoding PRC-barrel domain-containing protein, producing MTLDKYRLRSDFLGTQVITRNSGQRLGIVSQVWVDVDQREVVAVGLRDNIMSSLVSAPLQIMPLSSIRQIGDVILVDDDTVLDDEVNIGPYSTLVNCEVITETGEPLGRVRGFKFDVTNGRLETIVVASFGLPQIPDQVISTYELSIDEVVSSGPDRLIVFEGAEEKMVQLSVGLLERLGIGSAPWERTSDSEYIMPVSTANQLPSGVQAPTELTKTRTPAAEERWSDDDWGQPELVEEPVARAQAAEAYRAASLDANWDDTPPVPSSYDVSDASYQEVAEETWTEEADAEPYTPTPINIPQKKKVTEYEEELDY from the coding sequence ATGACCTTAGACAAATATCGCCTCCGCTCTGACTTCCTGGGAACCCAGGTCATCACACGTAACTCTGGCCAGCGCCTTGGCATTGTCAGTCAAGTTTGGGTCGATGTCGATCAGCGCGAAGTGGTGGCGGTGGGGCTCCGAGACAATATCATGTCGAGCCTGGTGTCTGCCCCGCTGCAAATTATGCCCCTCAGCAGTATTCGCCAAATTGGGGACGTCATTTTGGTAGACGACGACACCGTTTTAGACGATGAGGTTAACATCGGCCCCTACAGCACCTTGGTCAACTGCGAAGTCATCACCGAAACGGGGGAACCCCTAGGGCGGGTGCGAGGCTTTAAGTTTGACGTCACCAACGGTCGCCTCGAAACCATTGTGGTGGCGTCCTTTGGCCTACCTCAAATTCCAGACCAAGTGATCAGCACCTACGAGCTTTCCATTGATGAAGTCGTCAGCAGCGGCCCCGATCGGCTGATTGTCTTTGAAGGGGCCGAGGAAAAAATGGTACAGCTCAGCGTTGGGCTCCTAGAACGCTTAGGCATCGGCAGCGCCCCCTGGGAACGCACCAGCGACAGCGAGTACATCATGCCCGTTTCAACCGCCAACCAGTTGCCCTCTGGAGTTCAAGCACCCACAGAGTTGACCAAAACCCGCACCCCCGCCGCTGAGGAGCGATGGAGTGATGACGACTGGGGACAACCAGAACTGGTGGAGGAGCCCGTGGCCCGCGCCCAAGCTGCCGAAGCCTACCGAGCCGCTAGTCTAGATGCTAACTGGGATGACACTCCCCCCGTGCCATCCTCCTACGACGTGAGCGATGCCAGCTACCAAGAGGTGGCGGAGGAAACCTGGACGGAGGAAGCCGACGCTGAACCCTACACGCCAACTCCCATCAATATTCCCCAGAAGAAAAAAGTCACCGAATACGAGGAAGAACTGGACTACTAG